A portion of the Clostridium gelidum genome contains these proteins:
- a CDS encoding efflux RND transporter periplasmic adaptor subunit produces MKKYLALFLLISSLGLVGCGEVPKEVEKPIAVSVQMAKGGAIKNTNTFTGTTKVKEETSVTVEMGGTIQEIYVTLGQEVKKGDKLLTIKGDDAQNSVKQAAAALEIAKASYTNTTDGSIESQQNSLNNALKLAQTSYDEVKRSHDLNIQLYQAEAISEDAYKKSEVGLNQAKQNLDMAQKSYDTSNGKSIPELKELAEKQLNQAQVSYDIAASNLNKLILTSPTDGIITAKNFNVNEMASQQKPAFVISTPNTLQIDLMVTQSDLPKFTALQEVDVTMNNKVIKGTVRYVPTVANTTTSLYDVEVLVDNSQGDFKAGISADVEVSIEKNEQTITVPKKAVFEDDGKKYVYINNSDNKAVKTEITTGIVTSTTMEIKSGISKDDTVVIGGLNLISDGTSIFPVVKED; encoded by the coding sequence ATGAAAAAATATTTAGCATTATTTTTATTAATTAGTTCATTAGGACTAGTAGGATGTGGAGAAGTACCAAAAGAAGTAGAAAAACCAATAGCTGTATCAGTACAAATGGCTAAGGGTGGAGCTATAAAAAATACAAATACATTTACGGGAACAACTAAAGTTAAGGAAGAAACATCTGTTACAGTAGAGATGGGTGGAACAATTCAAGAAATATATGTAACTCTAGGTCAAGAAGTAAAAAAAGGAGACAAGCTTTTGACAATTAAAGGTGATGATGCACAAAATAGTGTAAAACAAGCAGCAGCAGCCTTAGAAATTGCAAAAGCAAGTTATACAAATACAACAGATGGAAGTATAGAAAGTCAACAAAATTCATTGAATAATGCTCTGAAATTAGCTCAAACGTCTTATGACGAAGTTAAGAGAAGTCATGACCTTAATATTCAACTTTATCAAGCAGAGGCCATAAGTGAAGATGCATATAAAAAATCCGAAGTAGGGTTAAACCAAGCTAAACAAAATTTAGATATGGCACAAAAATCTTATGATACTTCAAATGGTAAAAGTATTCCTGAATTAAAGGAATTAGCAGAAAAACAACTTAATCAAGCACAAGTTTCTTACGATATAGCTGCTAGTAATTTAAATAAACTTATTTTAACTTCACCGACAGATGGAATCATAACAGCTAAGAATTTTAATGTTAATGAGATGGCAAGTCAGCAAAAACCAGCATTTGTTATTTCTACTCCAAATACTTTGCAAATAGATTTAATGGTGACTCAATCTGATTTACCTAAATTTACAGCATTACAAGAAGTTGATGTAACAATGAATAATAAAGTGATTAAGGGTACAGTAAGATATGTGCCCACAGTAGCTAATACAACAACATCACTATATGATGTTGAAGTGCTGGTAGATAATTCACAAGGGGATTTTAAGGCTGGAATATCAGCAGATGTTGAAGTAAGTATAGAAAAAAACGAGCAAACAATAACAGTTCCTAAAAAGGCTGTTTTTGAAGATGATGGCAAAAAATATGTATACATAAATAATTCGGATAATAAAGCGGTTAAAACAGAGATTACAACAGGCATTGTAACATCTACTACAATGGAAATCAAAAGTGGAATAAGTAAAGATGATACAGTTGTTATTGGAGGATTAAATCTAATTTCTGATGGAACTAGCATATTCCCAGTAGTAAAGGAGGATTAG
- a CDS encoding efflux RND transporter permease subunit, producing the protein MSLTKTSIRRPLMIVMAFVVLIMFGFIGYSKMTADTMPKMEIPVLSIQTVWQGAGPEDIDKQISEKIEEKVSAVSKVKETGTYSRESVSVVVIQFEYGTDINTVINDVKSKVDEVKSELPSEAEAPAVIKMDVMNASAIGRLVISGGKNKDDLMKYAEDVVQTKIKTVDGVTEADIVGGEKSQVNITADPAVLSSYNVSISTIKSAVQATNKTFPYGSIVEGDDKIVLRGMDQLNSLDDIKQIQISTNKGQSVRLDEICNVEYGTVEKKDVYRYNGEESLIIDVKKQQDANTIKVMEGVNKAVDELSKNNSKYDTKVVSDTSEYIKTSVNNVISEIFISSLISFIIILAFLKSFRASFAVALAIPTSIVGTIAFLYFTGETLNMLTLSSLVISVGLVVDNSIVVIENIFKYKNNKNFTNEEAALQGTQTVTSAITGSTLTIICVFLPILFTDGLTKIIFQSLSKTIIAALTISLLVALTLVPSMFNKLSGGKNAAKMKEKPSPIFDKISEVYMKLINVSLKHKSIVVLLSTALFVIAIFGATFLKMEFMPASDKGKISIKIEVPEGLALKPSDYYVSMAEQKISDIPEIKTTITTLKTSGSSNSSDIKIELVPKEKRKKSTDEVEKEITERMNTVPDCKIKVALDSSSTGEGSSSDFAMQLKGPDMDTLEVLAKQIGDKFSTIDGFKNIETSIADTSQEAQFIINKQKANKYGINVSSIASILHTAVVGDSVTTAKINDYEVDVNLKFQGNSIDNLEDIKQIKVMSKAGEEIPLGQIADIKMAEGLKQINRTDGDYSVSITAGLKGVDTGTATKQATAAIKEMNLPKDYEASTSGDAKNMQESMMGLVYAMGIAVILVYMVMVAEFESFSKPFIIMTCIPFAFVGVVAILLITRIKISIVGMLGAIMLVGIVVNHGIVLIDYIEQLRKSMEGKLSIEEIVSKGSAARLRPVIMTVLTAAFGMLPTALALEEGGEMMQSLGVIIIGGLSVSTLVTLVLIPVIYVIFDNLEKKFTNKIHKVTGKISEKYEQFKEEKIRPKFSKFTNNDIEPKVIDKDRNIDLKK; encoded by the coding sequence ATGAGTTTAACGAAAACTTCCATTAGACGTCCTCTTATGATAGTTATGGCTTTCGTAGTATTAATCATGTTTGGTTTTATTGGATATTCAAAAATGACTGCAGATACAATGCCAAAGATGGAAATTCCTGTTTTATCAATTCAAACTGTATGGCAGGGTGCAGGGCCTGAGGATATTGATAAACAAATAAGTGAAAAGATAGAAGAAAAAGTTTCAGCTGTTTCTAAGGTTAAAGAGACAGGGACTTATTCAAGGGAAAGTGTTTCAGTTGTCGTAATACAATTTGAATATGGAACTGATATAAATACTGTAATAAATGATGTTAAATCTAAAGTAGATGAAGTTAAAAGTGAATTACCTAGTGAGGCAGAAGCACCAGCAGTTATTAAAATGGATGTAATGAATGCAAGTGCTATAGGAAGACTTGTTATTTCAGGTGGTAAGAATAAGGATGACCTAATGAAATATGCAGAGGATGTTGTACAAACAAAAATTAAAACTGTAGATGGTGTTACAGAAGCTGACATTGTTGGAGGAGAAAAATCACAAGTTAATATAACAGCTGATCCAGCTGTATTATCTAGTTATAATGTCAGTATATCGACTATTAAAAGTGCAGTCCAAGCTACTAATAAAACATTCCCATATGGTTCTATTGTTGAAGGTGACGATAAAATTGTTTTAAGAGGAATGGATCAATTAAATTCATTGGATGATATAAAACAAATTCAAATTTCTACTAATAAAGGACAGTCTGTTAGATTAGATGAAATTTGTAATGTAGAATATGGTACTGTAGAGAAAAAAGATGTATATAGATACAATGGTGAAGAAAGTTTAATAATAGATGTTAAGAAGCAACAAGATGCTAATACCATAAAGGTTATGGAAGGAGTTAATAAAGCAGTAGATGAGCTTAGTAAGAACAATTCGAAATATGATACTAAGGTTGTTAGTGATACAAGTGAATATATTAAAACTTCTGTTAATAATGTAATTTCAGAAATCTTTATAAGTTCTCTTATTTCATTTATTATAATTTTAGCATTTTTAAAGAGTTTTAGAGCATCATTTGCTGTAGCATTAGCAATACCTACATCTATAGTAGGTACAATAGCATTTCTGTATTTTACTGGTGAAACGCTAAATATGCTTACATTAAGTTCACTGGTAATATCAGTTGGGCTTGTTGTAGATAATTCAATTGTTGTCATAGAAAATATATTTAAGTATAAGAATAATAAGAATTTTACTAATGAAGAAGCTGCACTGCAAGGAACGCAAACAGTAACTAGTGCTATTACAGGATCAACACTTACAATAATATGCGTATTTTTACCTATATTGTTTACTGATGGTCTTACTAAAATAATATTTCAATCATTATCTAAAACAATTATTGCAGCATTAACAATATCATTACTGGTAGCACTTACACTTGTGCCTAGTATGTTTAATAAATTGAGTGGTGGGAAAAATGCTGCAAAAATGAAAGAAAAGCCTTCACCTATATTTGATAAGATAAGTGAAGTTTATATGAAATTAATAAATGTTTCATTAAAACATAAAAGTATAGTTGTATTATTAAGTACAGCATTATTTGTTATTGCTATATTTGGAGCTACATTTTTAAAAATGGAATTTATGCCAGCATCAGATAAAGGGAAAATAAGTATAAAAATAGAAGTACCAGAAGGTTTAGCATTGAAGCCAAGTGATTATTATGTTTCTATGGCAGAACAGAAGATTTCTGATATTCCAGAAATAAAAACAACAATAACAACATTAAAAACCTCCGGTAGTAGTAATAGTTCAGATATAAAGATAGAATTGGTTCCAAAAGAAAAACGAAAGAAATCTACTGATGAAGTGGAAAAGGAAATAACGGAGAGAATGAATACTGTCCCAGATTGTAAAATAAAAGTTGCATTAGACAGTAGTTCAACTGGTGAAGGTAGTAGTTCTGATTTTGCTATGCAATTAAAGGGTCCAGATATGGATACGTTAGAGGTATTAGCAAAACAAATTGGAGATAAGTTTAGCACTATAGATGGATTTAAAAATATAGAGACATCTATTGCTGATACATCTCAGGAAGCACAATTTATAATAAATAAGCAAAAAGCAAATAAATATGGGATTAATGTTTCATCAATTGCTTCAATATTGCATACAGCTGTAGTTGGAGATTCAGTAACAACAGCTAAGATAAATGATTATGAAGTAGATGTTAACTTAAAATTCCAAGGAAATAGTATTGATAATTTAGAGGATATAAAACAAATAAAAGTAATGTCAAAGGCAGGAGAGGAAATCCCATTAGGACAGATAGCAGATATAAAAATGGCTGAGGGATTAAAACAGATTAATAGAACAGATGGAGATTATTCTGTAAGTATTACAGCTGGTCTTAAGGGAGTGGATACAGGAACAGCAACAAAACAAGCAACTGCTGCAATAAAAGAAATGAATTTACCAAAGGATTATGAAGCAAGTACTAGTGGTGATGCAAAGAACATGCAAGAGTCTATGATGGGACTTGTTTATGCAATGGGAATAGCAGTAATATTAGTATATATGGTAATGGTAGCAGAATTTGAATCCTTTAGTAAGCCATTTATTATAATGACTTGTATACCATTTGCCTTTGTTGGTGTTGTTGCTATATTATTAATAACGAGGATAAAAATCAGTATAGTAGGAATGTTAGGTGCAATTATGCTAGTAGGTATTGTTGTTAACCATGGTATAGTATTAATTGATTATATTGAGCAATTAAGAAAATCCATGGAAGGAAAGTTAAGCATAGAAGAAATAGTTTCAAAAGGTTCAGCAGCAAGATTAAGACCAGTTATAATGACAGTTTTAACAGCGGCATTTGGTATGTTACCAACAGCATTAGCTTTAGAAGAAGGCGGAGAAATGATGCAATCTCTAGGGGTAATAATCATAGGGGGACTTAGTGTTTCAACATTAGTTACATTGGTATTAATTCCAGTCATCTATGTAATTTTTGATAATTTAGAAAAGAAATTTACTAATAAAATTCACAAAGTAACAGGGAAGATATCAGAGAAGTATGAACAATTTAAAGAAGAAAAGATAAGACCTAAGTTTAGTAAGTTTACAAACAATGATATAGAACCTAAAGTTATAGATAAAGATAGGAATATAGACTTAAAAAAATAG
- a CDS encoding TolC family protein, with the protein MRKNINKLVAVAIGVSIMSGSAIPVFAADTTTQNASISTSVQAQTNGKSVFTLDDAITAAASNSDTLALDDKTISYQNKINDTNEDLDDARNVGGDEEDLNKDTRDNKLKQAKQQRDFDEDNLIQKTTKAYNDIVTKQMKIAKTIKLLEVKNKELNDAKLKKNLGISTTGELGDTELQIQNLQNQQKLSVNQLKDAQDSFKVLTGKDVTKFTLEQDIKYEKFKIEGSVDDYLDNIIDNYLKLNIDLLKLNKDYYDDKDHQVSEDDVKTAKTTSDTTQAPVLASGATVDQYTQYQKALSDYQVAKNAYTNKLSDRISYLTTRLAISGNQTALEINKKQLKDNLKQLYTNILSKEADIEYLKGKIELNNKKLSNAKLKYDLGMMTKSEYTKLIVDDQGSEDLDIQLRTDIDTYNTFKETIQKPWVK; encoded by the coding sequence ATGAGAAAGAATATAAATAAATTAGTGGCAGTTGCAATTGGAGTAAGTATTATGAGTGGAAGTGCTATACCAGTATTTGCAGCAGATACTACTACACAAAATGCAAGTATAAGCACAAGTGTACAAGCACAAACAAATGGAAAATCAGTTTTTACTTTAGATGATGCTATAACGGCTGCTGCTAGCAATAGTGATACATTAGCACTTGATGATAAGACAATAAGTTATCAAAACAAAATAAATGATACTAATGAAGATCTTGATGATGCTAGAAACGTTGGTGGGGATGAAGAAGATCTTAATAAGGATACTCGTGATAACAAATTAAAACAAGCAAAACAACAAAGGGATTTTGATGAAGATAATTTAATACAAAAAACTACTAAAGCGTATAATGATATAGTTACTAAACAAATGAAGATAGCTAAAACGATAAAATTATTAGAAGTTAAAAATAAAGAACTTAACGATGCAAAGTTAAAGAAAAACTTAGGAATTAGTACAACAGGTGAGTTAGGTGATACTGAGCTTCAAATACAAAACTTGCAAAATCAACAAAAATTAAGCGTAAATCAACTAAAGGATGCACAAGATAGCTTTAAAGTATTAACGGGTAAAGATGTAACTAAATTTACATTGGAACAAGACATTAAGTATGAAAAATTTAAAATAGAGGGTTCTGTAGATGATTATCTAGACAATATTATAGATAATTATTTAAAATTAAACATAGACTTATTAAAGCTAAATAAAGATTATTACGATGATAAAGATCATCAAGTATCAGAAGATGATGTGAAAACTGCAAAAACTACATCAGATACTACTCAAGCACCTGTATTAGCTAGTGGTGCAACTGTTGATCAGTATACACAGTATCAGAAAGCTCTTAGTGACTATCAAGTTGCTAAAAATGCATATACAAATAAGTTATCTGATCGTATATCATATTTAACTACTAGGTTAGCTATTTCTGGAAATCAAACTGCTTTAGAAATAAATAAAAAGCAATTAAAAGATAATTTAAAACAATTATATACAAACATTCTTTCTAAAGAAGCGGATATTGAGTATTTAAAGGGAAAGATAGAATTAAACAATAAAAAACTTAGTAATGCAAAGCTTAAATATGATTTAGGAATGATGACTAAATCAGAGTATACTAAGTTAATTGTAGATGATCAAGGTAGTGAAGATTTAGATATTCAATTAAGAACTGATATAGATACTTATAATACTTTCAAAGAGACAATACAAAAGCCTTGGGTCAAGTAG
- the glmS gene encoding glutamine--fructose-6-phosphate transaminase (isomerizing), with the protein MCGIVGYLGSGRATSFLINGLSKLEYRGYDSAGVAVLNNGNIEVRKFKGRLANLANDIKENPVEGNIGIGHTRWATHGAPSDVNSHPHLNSKETIAVVQNGIIENYLTLRTWLKGEGYTFKSETDTEVIPNLIDYYYKGDLFEAVRKALKRLEGSYALGVVCKDEPDKLIAVRKECPLIVGLGKDEWFIASDIPAVLSYTRDVYLLEDHEIAVLTKDGVKLYGQDGQEIQKEIYHVTWSEDAAEKGGFEDFMLKEIHEQPRAIRDTMAGRVSMENEILLNELKITKEDLQNTDRIFIVACGTAYHAGLVGKNLIESLARIPVEVDIASEFRYRNPLVTDKSLVIVISQSGETADTLAALRNSKNIGATIIALTNVVGSSVSREADHVLYTLAGPEISVASTKAYTTQIIGMYMMAMTFAKILGKLKSDRLNKLKEELLNLPEKVELILEDKEIIKKIAEGVAEEKDMYYLGRGLDYALALEGSLKLKEISYIHSDAYAGGELKHGPIALIEEGTKVVTLLTQEALKEKMVSNIVEVKARGAKVIGICYEGTKGLEEVLDQVIYIPRTIDIFAPVLGVAVLQLFSYYVAKAKGCDIDKPRNLAKSVTVE; encoded by the coding sequence ATGTGCGGAATAGTTGGATATTTAGGAAGTGGAAGAGCAACATCATTTTTGATTAATGGGTTGTCAAAGTTAGAATATAGAGGATACGATTCAGCTGGAGTTGCTGTTCTTAATAATGGAAACATTGAAGTAAGAAAGTTTAAGGGACGTTTAGCTAATTTAGCTAATGATATAAAGGAAAATCCTGTTGAAGGAAATATAGGAATAGGTCATACTAGATGGGCAACTCATGGAGCACCATCTGATGTGAATTCTCATCCACATTTAAATAGTAAAGAAACAATTGCTGTAGTTCAAAATGGTATTATTGAGAACTATTTGACTTTAAGAACATGGCTTAAGGGAGAAGGGTATACTTTTAAATCAGAAACTGATACAGAAGTAATTCCAAACTTAATTGATTATTATTATAAGGGTGATTTATTTGAAGCAGTTAGAAAAGCTCTTAAGAGGCTTGAAGGAAGTTATGCTTTAGGGGTTGTTTGTAAAGATGAACCGGACAAGCTTATTGCTGTAAGAAAAGAATGTCCATTAATAGTTGGACTTGGAAAAGATGAATGGTTTATAGCATCAGATATTCCAGCAGTATTAAGTTATACAAGAGATGTATATCTTTTAGAAGATCACGAAATAGCTGTTCTTACAAAAGATGGAGTTAAGCTTTATGGTCAAGATGGACAAGAAATTCAAAAAGAAATATATCATGTAACATGGAGCGAAGATGCTGCTGAAAAAGGTGGATTTGAAGATTTCATGTTAAAAGAAATTCATGAACAACCAAGAGCTATAAGAGATACTATGGCTGGAAGAGTTTCCATGGAGAATGAAATATTGTTAAATGAATTAAAGATTACTAAAGAAGATCTTCAAAATACTGATAGAATATTTATAGTAGCTTGTGGTACTGCATATCATGCTGGACTTGTAGGGAAGAATTTAATAGAATCACTTGCAAGAATACCTGTTGAAGTAGATATTGCATCAGAATTTAGATATAGAAATCCATTAGTTACAGATAAGTCTTTAGTTATTGTAATAAGTCAATCAGGAGAAACAGCAGATACTTTAGCAGCACTTAGAAATAGTAAGAATATCGGTGCTACAATTATTGCATTAACAAATGTAGTAGGAAGTTCAGTTTCAAGAGAAGCAGACCACGTATTATACACATTAGCAGGACCAGAAATATCTGTTGCTTCAACAAAAGCTTATACAACTCAAATTATTGGAATGTATATGATGGCGATGACGTTTGCCAAAATTTTAGGTAAACTAAAGAGTGATAGATTAAATAAATTAAAAGAAGAGTTATTAAACTTACCAGAAAAGGTAGAATTAATTTTAGAAGATAAGGAAATAATAAAGAAGATAGCTGAAGGTGTAGCTGAAGAAAAGGATATGTACTATTTAGGTAGAGGATTAGATTATGCATTAGCATTAGAAGGTTCACTTAAGCTTAAAGAAATATCATATATCCATTCAGATGCATATGCAGGTGGAGAGTTAAAGCATGGTCCTATAGCGTTAATTGAAGAAGGAACAAAGGTTGTAACTTTATTAACTCAAGAAGCTTTAAAAGAAAAAATGGTGAGTAATATAGTTGAAGTTAAAGCTAGAGGAGCAAAAGTTATTGGAATTTGCTACGAAGGAACAAAGGGATTAGAAGAAGTTCTGGACCAAGTTATCTATATTCCAAGAACTATAGATATATTTGCACCAGTACTTGGAGTTGCAGTGCTTCAATTATTCTCATATTATGTTGCTAAGGCTAAGGGCTGCGATATTGATAAGCCTAGAAATTTAGCCAAGTCTGTTACTGTGGAGTAA
- a CDS encoding Uma2 family endonuclease, whose product MSNLNCYYENMTVEWINDVKYISPSPHPNHGIVYSELFNDFYNYLKGKSCKVFSDKTDLCLANPNEPINIADLKKPIVPDLFVICDNKFELVGNNIVCILDFICEIVSPSSIKMENTIKKELYLDKGVKEYWIVNYLDKTIKVYFENKEINFSFEDEVKVNIFNNLTICLKDIELFEV is encoded by the coding sequence ATGTCTAATTTAAATTGTTATTATGAAAATATGACTGTAGAATGGATAAATGATGTAAAGTATATAAGTCCATCGCCACATCCAAATCATGGTATTGTATATAGTGAACTTTTTAATGATTTCTATAATTATTTAAAAGGAAAAAGTTGCAAGGTATTTTCAGATAAAACCGATTTGTGTTTAGCCAATCCTAATGAGCCAATAAATATTGCTGATTTAAAAAAGCCTATTGTTCCAGATTTGTTTGTAATATGTGATAATAAATTTGAACTCGTGGGAAATAATATAGTATGCATACTAGATTTTATATGCGAAATAGTTAGTCCAAGTTCAATCAAAATGGAGAATACCATAAAAAAAGAATTATATTTAGACAAAGGTGTTAAAGAGTATTGGATAGTAAATTATTTGGATAAAACTATTAAAGTTTATTTTGAAAATAAAGAAATTAATTTCTCTTTTGAAGATGAAGTAAAAGTAAACATATTTAACAACTTGACTATATGTTTAAAAGATATAGAATTGTTTGAAGTGTAA
- the rhuM gene encoding RhuM family protein, producing MTQKAIAELYQKNVRTINDHIINIYNEGELEESITNRKSRIVQNEGNRRVEREVSFYNLEMIISIGYRVRSHRGTQFRRWATERLNEYLVKGFTMNDERLKEVKNLGEDYFDELLERIRDIRASEKRSYKKITDIYALSVDYNPKTEMAKQFFATVQNKLHFAIHGHTAAELIAERVDYNKDNMGLTTWNGNKVRKMDITIAKNYLTEKEIMSLKEISWTNNIHIV from the coding sequence ATGACTCAGAAAGCAATAGCGGAGTTATATCAAAAAAATGTAAGAACAATTAATGATCATATAATAAACATTTATAATGAAGGTGAATTAGAAGAAAGTATAACTAACCGGAAAAGCCGGATAGTTCAAAATGAAGGAAATAGAAGGGTTGAACGTGAAGTATCATTTTATAACCTTGAGATGATAATATCCATAGGTTATAGAGTTCGTTCACATAGAGGTACACAATTTAGACGTTGGGCAACAGAAAGACTTAATGAATATCTAGTAAAAGGATTCACAATGAATGATGAACGATTGAAAGAAGTGAAAAATTTAGGCGAAGATTATTTTGATGAATTACTAGAACGTATTAGAGATATAAGGGCTTCTGAAAAGAGATCTTATAAAAAAATTACAGATATATATGCATTATCAGTAGATTATAATCCTAAGACAGAAATGGCTAAACAGTTTTTTGCAACTGTTCAAAATAAATTACATTTTGCAATACATGGTCACACTGCAGCAGAACTTATTGCAGAAAGAGTAGATTATAATAAAGATAATATGGGGCTTACAACTTGGAACGGTAATAAAGTTAGAAAAATGGATATAACAATTGCAAAAAATTATTTAACAGAAAAAGAAATAATGTCTTTAAAAGAAATTAGTTGGACTAATAATATTCATATAGTATAA
- a CDS encoding PTS sugar transporter subunit IIA translates to MKNLLSNLLNKEVIKINVKCMDWKDAIRKGSEILINKGFVEERYTEAILNNFEKFGPYMVIAPGMVLSHARPEEGVKKLSMSLMTLKDPIEFGSEMNDPVKLIITLAAVDSEAHMKVIKKLMELLMNAEDLNKLMNSEEVEEAIQMINKY, encoded by the coding sequence GTGAAAAATTTGCTAAGCAACTTGCTAAACAAAGAGGTTATAAAAATTAATGTTAAATGTATGGATTGGAAAGATGCCATTAGAAAAGGTTCAGAAATCCTTATAAATAAGGGTTTTGTAGAAGAGAGATATACAGAGGCTATACTTAATAATTTTGAAAAATTTGGACCTTATATGGTTATTGCACCTGGAATGGTTCTTTCACATGCAAGACCTGAGGAGGGAGTAAAAAAACTTTCTATGAGTCTCATGACACTTAAAGATCCAATTGAATTCGGAAGTGAAATGAACGATCCTGTAAAACTTATAATTACTCTGGCGGCTGTTGACAGCGAAGCTCATATGAAAGTTATAAAAAAGCTTATGGAACTGTTAATGAATGCTGAAGATTTAAATAAGCTGATGAATTCAGAAGAAGTTGAAGAGGCTATTCAGATGATTAACAAATATTAA
- a CDS encoding PTS sugar transporter subunit IIB, with amino-acid sequence MKKVSILFVCGAGLGSSLACQMVAEDVLIKLGVDAKLDHSDISSASSVKADIIITAQNFQSQFEKYSIDTKQTTIVYLRNIVSKIEIEEKIVPVLKEKGILV; translated from the coding sequence ATGAAAAAAGTTAGTATCTTATTTGTATGTGGAGCAGGTTTAGGAAGTAGTTTGGCTTGTCAAATGGTAGCGGAAGATGTATTAATCAAGTTAGGTGTAGATGCAAAATTGGATCATAGTGATATTTCATCTGCATCATCAGTTAAAGCGGATATTATCATTACTGCACAAAATTTCCAATCACAATTCGAGAAATACTCAATTGATACTAAACAAACGACAATTGTTTATTTGAGAAATATTGTATCTAAAATAGAGATTGAAGAAAAAATCGTTCCGGTATTAAAAGAAAAAGGTATTTTAGTTTAA